In the genome of Kineococcus endophyticus, the window ACGGCTGCTCGTAGGTCAGGGACACCGTCACCCCGAACCCGAGGTGCTCGGTCACCGCGCCCATGGCCGAGACCGCGAGCATGGGGTCCCCGACGGGGACCTGCGTCGACTCGCGCAGCGCCGTCTCCGGCCCGCCCTTGTAGACGTCGTAGATGCCGAGGACGTCGGCGATGAAGAGGGAGTCGAACTTGCCGCGTTCGAGGAGCGTGGCCAGCTCCGTCCAGTAGCGGATGTCGTCGAAGCGGTGCGACTGGTCCTCGGGGTGCCGCCACAGGCCGGGGGACTGGTGCCCGACGCACGTCATGTCGAACGCGTTCAGGTGCACCCGGCGGGGTTCGGTCACGGTGTTCTCCGTCTCAGGGGGGTTCACTTCACGGCTCCGGCGGACAACCCGCCCACGAGCCACTTCTGGGCGACCACGGCCAGCACGTACATCGGGACGATCCCGACGAGGGAGGCCGCGGCCTGCTGGCCGAACTGCACGGTGCGGTCGCCCTGGAACAGCGACAACCCGACGGGGAGGGTCTGGCTGTCGGTGCTCTGCGAGAACGACACGGCGAACAGGAACTCGTTGTACGACAGGAACAGGCAGATGAGCAGCGCGGCGACCAGGCCCGGGGCGAGCAGCGGCAGCACGAGGCGCACGAGACCACCGGTGGTCGACAGCCCGTCGACCCAGCCGGCCTCCTCGATCTCCACGGGGATGCGCCGGACGAAACCGTCGAGCAGCCACACGGCGACGGGGACGTTCGCCAAGCCGTTGACGAGGATCAACCCCACGGCCGTGTTCGTCAGGTCGGCCTGCTTGAGCAGGTAGTACAGGGGAAGCACCGCGACGATCGGCGGGGCGCAGTAGCTGGCCAGCAGCACCGTCTGCAGACGTTCGCCGCGCACCCCGGCCCGGGCGGTCACGTACGCGGCGGGCACCGCCACGAGGGACGTGAGCACCGTCGCGCCGATGGCGACGACCCAGGAGTTCGCGAGCATCGTCGACAGCGGGACCGTCGAGAACGCCTTCGAGAAGTTCGACCAGACGAAGACGCTCGGCAGCCAGCCGCCGTTCGCGATGTCGTCGACGCTGCGCAGCGAGAGGGAGACGAGGAACAGCAGGGGCAACAGCGCGACGAACGCGACGACGGCGAGGACGACGCGGATCCCGCCGCGGCGCAGGGTCGCCGCCGGGCTCGTCGCGCGCCGGGTGCTCGCAACCGTGGTCGCGCTCACTGGTCGGCCTTCACGGCGCGCGCCCGCAGCAGCGTGACGACGGTGGTCAGGACGCCCACGACGAGGCCGAAGACGAGGGTCTCCGCCGCGGCCGTGCCGATCTCGTAGCTGCCGCGCATGCCCGTCCTGAAGATCTCGAAGCTGGAGACGATGGTGGAGACACCCGGCCCGCCCTGCGTCACGACCGTCACCAGGTCGAACACCTTCAGGCCGATGACGAGTTCGAGCAGCAGGACCGAGAACACGTTCGGGGCGATCACGGGCCAGACGACGTTCGTGAACGACCGGAACGCCCCCGCGCCGTCGAGCGCGGCCGCCTCGCGCAGTTCCTCGGGAACGCCGAGCAGTGCCGCGAACACGAGCAGGGTGACGAGCGGGGTCCACTGCCAGACGTGCATGACCACGAGCGCGCTGAACGCCCCGACGCTGTCACCCAGGGGGTTCGCGCCGGGGAAGCCCAGCAGGGAGAACAACCCGCCGAAGGCGCCGCCGACGGGGGCCAGCATGAGCTTCCACGCCACCCCGACCATGACGGGCGGCGTGACCAGCGGCAGCAGCAGGATCGTGCCGACGACGCCGAAGCGCGTCCCCCGGGCGTGCAGCAGGAGGGCCAGCAGGACGCCGATGAGCGTCGCCGCCAGGGCCGCGACGACGGCGAACACGACGGAGCGGACGAGGGACCCGGCGAAGGCCAGGGACTCCCAGGCGTCCACGAGGTTGTCCGTGCCGGTGAACCGCTGCAGAGGCCGGGCCAGCGACGACTTCGTCACCGCCAGCGCGACGACGAACAGCGTGGGGTAGACGAGCATGAGGGCGAGCCCGGCCAGGCTGGGCGCCGCCAGCCAGGTCGAGACGTGCCCCGGACGGTGCCGGCCCGGGACCGCCCGCGGTGTGCCGCCGGAGCCGCGCCGGGGCCTCGGGACCCCGGCCCGCGTCCGTTCCCCGCGCTGTTCGTCGAGCTGCGTCATCCGAGTTCCTTCTCCCAGCTCTCGGCGGCCTTGTCGAGCGCGGCCTGCGGCTGCGTCTGCCCCTGGATGGCCAGGGCCAGCTGGTCGACGAGGTCCTGCAGCGCCTTGGGGGCGCCCTGCTGGCTCGGCCACGCCAGCGGCGTGCCGTCCAGGCCCTCGCGGATGACGTCGGTGGCCTTGCCGGCGGCCTTCGCGTACGAGTCGGCGTCGAGCACCGACTTGCGGGCCGGGTCGATGCCCGAGCCGGCGGTGGAAGCGAGCAGGAGGTTGTTCTCCTTGTTCGTCGCCCACTCCACGAACGCCGCGGCCTTGTCCTGCTGCTTGGACGCGCTGGAGACGCCGAGGCCGAAGCCCGCGTCGAGGGCCGTGCGCGGGGTCGTGTTCTTCCCGCCGACCGGCAGCGTCACGACGCCCCACTTGTCGACGATCTTGGAGCTCGACGGGTCCTGCGCCTTGAGGCCGAGGTCGGTCCAGGTGTCGAGCATGGCGCCCTGACCGGACAGGAAGGCCGAGTTGGCCTGGTCGAAGCCCGTCTGCAGCGGCGTCGGCAGCGCGGAGGGGGAGACGTCGATGAGGTGCTGCAGGGCGGCGAGGCCCTCCTCGCCCGCGAAGGCCGGCTTGCCGTCGGCGTCCACCAGCGTGCCGCCGTAGCCCGCGAGCCGGTTGATGAAGGAGCAGCCCAGGATCATCGGGACCTGCTGGCCCTCGACGATCGCGCCGTAGACCTTGCCGCCGGAGTCCTTCGTGATCTTCTCCGCGGCCGCGTCGTACTCGTCCCAGGTCTTGGGCGGCTCGACGCCGTACTGCTCGAACACCTCGGCGTTGTAGTAGAGGACGTGGGTGTCGCCGTCGAAGGGCAGGCCGTAGCGCTTGCCGTCGATGAGCGTGTAGGGGTCGTAGATCGACGGGAGGAAGTCGTCCGTCCCGATCTCGCTGTTGGCGCCGATCCACTCGGTGAGGTCGACGAGGGCGTCGGCGTTCACCAGCTCACCGAGACCGAAGTAGAAGTAGTCGAAGACGTCGAACTCGCCGTCGCCGCCCTGCACGTCGAGGATCTGCTTGCTCGTCAGCTGGTCGTAGGGGATCGCCGTGACCTCGAGCTTGCCGCCGAACTCGTCGGCGAACTTCTTGCCGAGCAGGTCCGTGAAGGCCAGCACGTGCGGCTGGTTGACCATGAGCTTGAGCGTCGCGCCCTTGAGGTCGACGGCCTTCTCCGCGGCCAGTCCCGAGGCCGCGGACCCGTCGCCGCAGGCGGCCAGCGTGCCGGTCGCGGCGAGGGTGCCGACGCCGAGGGCGCCGGACAGGATGCGACGGCGGCTGGCGACGAGGCGGGAGCTGGACGGGGACAGGGGGCTGCGACGGGGCGCGGACATGGCTGTGCTCCGGGGGTAGGCGGACGGGAGGTCCGTCGGGGGTGCGCGCGGAACGGCGCGCTCGTGCGGTGCGGGGGTGCTGTCGTGCGAGGACCCCGGGGGAGGTGGCGGCGGCCGGTCAGGCCGCGGGCGACGTCCCCCGGCACGCCGGGGAGCCCGGGCGACAGACCATGGAGGCCGTGCGCACGAGGTCGACGTGGTAGCGCCGGGTGAGCTGGGTACAGCTGTCCACTGCGAGTCCTCCATCGCCCCTGGCGGGAGCACCTGCCGCTCGCGCGGTGGTTGCTGTGGCGTCGTCGAGCCAGGTCTCTCGGCCACTCTGGATGGTGTTGCGGCGAGCGTAGCGGACCGCCGTGGCCTCCGGGAACGTTTCGAGGTGCCCGAGTGCGCAGGGTCACGCCGGGCGGGCTGTGCGACACTGAGGACGGCCGTGCGTTCCCCTACACCGGGCGCTCGGTCCGCCGTCGAGACCGTCGCCTGGTGCGTGGGTCCCGGGCAGCGCCGCGGTCTGGTGGAAGGACCTCGCAGGCGCCCCGGCCCCTCCCCGGACGACGACCGCCGGTGGCTCCGGGGGGAGCACGCGTCGCGCGACCTCTCCGGTGCACCAGGACTTCCGTCGGGCGCGGGTCGACCCGCCCGGCGATTCCGACGAGGACGCCCGGGCGTCCGCGGGGACGACCGGTGGAGCGGACGCTGCGGGCCAAGCGGAGCACCCGTGACGAGCACACCTGAAGAGAACGCAGCCGCGACTGCCGGGACGACGAAGCCCCGCCGCCGTCGGGCGGCCAGCCGTCCCGCCGGCCCCCCGGCCCACCTGGAGCCGACCGACGCCGCCGGCGCGGTCGCCGGCACCGAGCCCGACGCGACGCCCGTGGCGCCGCAGGAGCCTCCCGTCGCCCCTGCTGGACCGCCCTCCGAGACGGTCAGCGAGACGGCCACCGAGACGGCGGTTGAGACCGCCGCTGACGAGACGCCCGCGCCCCGCCGCCGCGCCCGCCGGGCCACCCGCAAGGTCGCGACCCCCGAGGCGCCGGCCCCCGAGGTCGCCGCCGCCGAGACCCCCGCTGCCGAGACGCCCGCCGTCGAGACGCCCGCCGTCGCGCCGGAGGAGCCCGCCGCCGAGGCGCCTGCCCCCACCCGCCGCCGCCGCGCCCGCAAGGCGGCCAGCGCACCCGCCGAGGTGCCCGCCGAGCCGGAGGTGGCGCCCGCCGTCGCGGCCGCCGAGGACGCTCCCGTCGAGGAGGCGCCCGTCCAGGCGCCGGCCGACGTCCCCGCCGAGGTCACCGAGGCACCCGCCGCCGAGGCGGTCGAGGAGGACCAGGCCGACCTCATGGACGACCCCGTCCTGCTGCGCGCCGCCGGGTTCGCCCGCGGGGCCCGCCGCGGCGGCACCGGCGAGCCGACGGCCGACCGGGCCGCCGACGCCGCGGCCCGGGCCACCGCCCTGTTCTTCCAGGCGCCCGACGCCGAGACCCCGCCGCGCCGCCGCCGCGCCTCCGCGCCCGCCGGCCCCCCGCCCGGAGCCCGGGCCACCGACGACCAGGACCACGGTCAGGACCACGACTCCGTGGACACCGACGACTCCACCGACGCGCTCGACGGGGCCGAGGGCCGCTCGCGCGACGACGAGGTCCTCGACAGCCTGCGCGACCTGCGCCGGACCCGCGGCGGGCGCCGCGACGAGCGCGACGAGCTCGAGGACGAGTCGGACGACGACGAGAACGAGGACGGCGAGGACTCCGACGAGTCCGAGGAGTCCGACGAGGACACCCGCGACGAGGACGGCGGTGCACCGCGCCGGCGACGTCGCCGCGGTGGCCGGGGCCGCCGCAGCCGGGGCCGCGACAGCGACGACCGGGACGACCGGGACGACCGGGACGACGAGCCCGGCGCCGAGGCCGCCGAGGACACCGCGTCGGAGGACGCGTCCGAGGACGAGGACGACTCCGCCGACGGCCCGGACGACGGGGAGGAGCAGTCCGGCTCCTCCCGGCGTCGTCGCCGCCGCCGCCGTCGTGGTGGTTCGGGCGAGGGGGACGACGTCTCCGGTGACGACCCGCCGAACACCGTCACCCGGGTCCGCGAACCGCGTCGCCCCCGCGGCACGGGCGAGGACGAGGTCACCGCGCTGCGCGGCTCGACCCGTCTGGAGGCCAAGAAGCAGCGCCGTCGTGAGGGCCGAGAGGCCGGGCGCAAGCGCGCCATCCTCACCGAGGCCGAGTTCCTGGCCCGCCGCGAGGCCGTCGAGCGCGTGATGGTCGTGCGCCAGCAGGACGACCGCACCCAGATCGGCGTGCTCGAGGACAAGGTGCTCGTCGAGCACTACGGGGCGCGGCAGGCGCAGACGTCGATGGTCGGCAACGTGTACCTCGGCCGCGTCCAGAACGTGCTGCCGAGCATGGAGGCCGCCTTCGTCGACGTCGGCAAGGGGCGCAACGCCGTCCTGTACGCCGGCGAGGTCAACTGGGACGCCGCGGGGCTCGAGGGCCAGCCGCGCCGGATCGAGGCCGCGCTGAAGTCCGGCGACCCCGTGCTGGTCCAGGTCACCAAGGACCCGGTCGGGCACAAGGGGGCCCGGCTGACGAGCCAGGTGTCGCTGCCCGGCCGGTACCTCGTGTACGTGCCGCGCGGGTCCATGACGGGCATCTCGCGCAAGCTGCCCGACACCGAGCGGGCGCGCCTGAAGAAGGTCCTCAAGGAGGTCGTCCCGCCGGGGGCGGGCGTCATCGTCCGCACGGCCGCCGAGGGCGTGGACGAGGACGAGCTGCGCGCGGACGTCCAGCGCCTGCAGGCGACCTGGGAGGCCATCCAGGCCAAGGCCCAGAGCAAGAACGCCCCGCTGCTGCTGCACGGCGAGCCGGACCTCACCGTCCGCGTCGTGCGCGACGTCTTCAACGAGGACTTCACGAAGGTCGTCGTGTCCGGCGAGCAGGCGTGGGAGGCCGTGCACGGCTACGTCGCCGACGTCGCCCCGGACCTGGCCGAGCGGCTGGAGCGCTGGGAGGGGTCGCAGGACGTCTTCGAGCACTTCCGGATCGACGAGCAGCTGCAGAAGGCGCTGGGCCGCAAGGTCTGGCTGCCCTCGGGCGGTTCCCTCGTCATCGACCCGACCGAGGCCATGCACGTCATCGACGTGAACACCGGGAAGTTCACCGGGGCCGGCGGGACGCTCGAGGAGACCGTCACGCGGAACAACCTCGAGGCCGCGGAGGAGATCGTCCGGCAGCTGCGGCTGCGGGACATCGGCGGGATCATCGTCATCGACTTCATCGACATGGTCCTGGAGTCCAACCGCGACCTCGTCCTGCGCCGCCTCGTGGAGTGCCTCGGCCGGGACCGGACCAAGCACCAGGTCGCGGAGGTGACCTCGCTCGGGCTCGTCCAGATGACCCGCAAGCGCACCGGTCAGGGCCTGGCCGCCGTCCTCGAGGAGCTCGACGCGGCCGCGGACGCGAACCCCGCACCGCAGCCCGCACCGTCCTCGAACGGCGGTGGGGGCGGCAACGGGAACGGGAACGGGAACGGCAGCGGGAACGGCAAGTCCCGGCGCCGCCGCGGACGCGACCGCTCCGCCGACGACGCGCCCCGGGCCGAGTCCGAGGGTCCGGACGGCGGCGCCGGGAAGGACTCCGGGCGCGAGCAGGCCAAGGAGCCCGCGCACGAGCCCGCCAAGGACGCGGCCGTCCTGGCCGCCATCGCGGCCGTCGCCGCGGCCGGTCGCAGGGAGCGGGACACCTCCGCGCCGGGCGACTCCGCGTCCGCTCCCGAGCCGGCCTCGCCGCCGGCGGGGGAGTGAGCGCGCCGTTTTGACCCCGGGGGGAGGCGTTCCGTACGCTTACCCCTTGGTGCGCCGTCGTGCGCGAGCCTCGGACTGCGTGAGCAGTCCGGTGGCGATCCAGTTGTTGACGAGAGAAACGGGTTCGTTGTGGTGTACGCCATCGTCCGCGCCGGCGGCCGGCAGGAGAAGGTCTCGGTCGGCGACGTGCTGACCATCGACCGGGTCCCCGTGGCCAGCGGGGAGACGCTGCAGCTGCAGCCCCTGCTCCTCGTCGACGGCGAGACCGTCACTCACGACGCTTCGGCGCTCGCGGGTGTCAAGGTCGTCGCCGAGGTGGTCGAGGAGGCCAAGGGCCCCAAGATCACCATCCTCAAGTACAAGAACAAGACCGGGTACCGCAAGCGTCAGGGCCACCGCGCGAAGCTCACCCGCGTCAAGATCACCAGCATCGGGGCGTGACGTCAGATGGCACACAAGAAGGGCGCGAGCTCCTCGCGCAACGGTCGTGACTCCGCCGCGCAGCGCCTCGGTGTGAAGCGCTTCGGCGGCCAGGTCGTCAGCGCGGGCGAGATCCTCGTCCGTCAGCGCGGCACCCACTTCCACCCCGGTGCGGGTGTGGGCCGTGGCGGCGACGACACGCTGTTCGCGCTGATCCCGGGGGCCGTCGAGTTCGGCACCCGTCGTGGTCGCAAGGTCGTCAACATCGTCGCGGGCGAGTGACGACGCACCAGTCGTGAACACGAGGGGCGGACCGGAGTGATCCGGTCCGCCCCTCGTGCGTTCCACCCGCAGGTCCCCCCAGTTCGAGGAGAAGAACACCATGTCGACGCACTTCGTCGATCGCGTCGTGCTGCACGCGTCCGGCGGTGACGGCGGCAACGGGTGCGCCTCGGTGCACCGCGAGAAGTTCAAGCCCCTCGGCGGGCCCGACGGAGGCAACGGGGGCCGCGGCGGTGACGTCGTCCTCGAGGTCGACCCGCAGGTGACGACCCTGCTGGACCTGCACCGCCGTCCGCACCGCAGCGCGCCCGACGGCCGCTTCGGCATGGGCAGCCACCGCAACGGGGCCGAGGGCGACGACCTCGTCATCGGCGTCCCGGACGGCACGATCGTCCGGTCCTCCTCCGGGGACCTGCTCGCCGACATGGTCGGTCCGGGCACGCGCTACGTCGTGGCTCCCGGCGGCCGCGGCGGCCTGGGCAACGCGGCGCTGGCGACGACCAAGCGCAAGGCGCCCGGCTTCGCCCTGCTGGGTGAACCGGGCGAGGCCGCCGACGTCGTGCTCGAGCTCAAGACGCTCGCCGACGTCGCGCTCGTGGGGTTCCCCAGCGCCGGCAAGTCCAGCCTGGTCGCGGCGCTGTCCGCGGCCCGGCCCAAGATCGCCGACTACCCGTTCACGACGCTGGTGCCGAACCTGGGCGTCGTCGAGGCCGGCTCGACGCGCTTCACCGTCGCCGACGTCCCCGGGCTCATCCCGGGCGCCAGCGAGGGGCGCGGCCTCGGCCTCGACTTCCTGCGCCACGTCGAGCGCTGCGTGGCTCTCGTCCACGTCCTCGACGGGGCGACGCTGGAGACCGACCGCGACCCGGTGAGCGACCTCGAGGCGATCGAGAAGGAACTCGCGGCCTACACCGTCGACGACGGCACCGTCCCGCTGCAGGACCGTCCGCGCATCGTCGTCATCAACAAGGCCGACGTCCCCGACGCCGTCGACATGGCCGACATCGTCCGCGAGGACCTCGAGAAGCGCGGCGCGCCCGTCTTCGTCGTGTCCGCCGTGGCCCGCACCGGGTTGCGCGAGCTGTCCTTCGCGATGGCCGAGCTCGTCGCCGCCTCCCGGGCCGCGGCCCCCGAGGCCGTCCCGACGCGGGTCGTCCTCAACCCGCCGGCCGTCGACGCCTCCGGGTTCACGGTGACGCGGGAGGAGTACGGCGACGCCGAGCACGCCCAGGTCCGCTTCCGCGTCCGCGGCGAGAAGCCGCGCCGCTGGGTCCGGCAGACCGACTTCACCAACGACGAGGCCGTCGGCTACCTCGCCGACCGCCTCGCGCGGCTCGGCGTCGAGGACGAGCTCTTCAAGAAGGGCGCGACCCCGGGCGCCGAGGTGGTCATCGGCGACGACGCGAACGCCGTCGTCTTCGACTGGGAGCCGACGATGGTCGCGGGCGCCGAGGTGCTCGGCCAGCGCGGCTCGGACCTGCGCTTCGAGGACCAGTCCCGGCCCACCCGCGCCGCCAAGCGCGAGGAGGAGCGGGAACGCCGCGCCGCCAAGGCCGCCGCGCGCGGCGAGCTGGAGAGCGAGCGCCTGGCGGGCCACTGGACCGCCGACGACGACCAGGACTGAGAGGACGGGGGAGTCCGTGGGTCGTCAGGACCTGGCCTCGGCCCGCCGTGTCGTCGTCAAGGTGGGGTCGTCCTCGCTGACGACCGCGGCCGGGGGGCTGGACGCCTCCCGCCTCGACGCCCTCGTCGACGTCCTGGCCCAGCGCCGGCTCGCGGGCGGGGACGTCGTCCTCGTCTCCTCCGGTGCGATCGCCGCGGGGCTGGCGCCGCTGGGCCTGTCCAAGCGCCCGCGGGACCTGGCCAGCCAGCAGGCGGCGGCCAGCGTCGGCCAGGGGCTGCTCCTCGCGGAGTACGCGCGCGCCTTCGGCCGCGCCGGGCTGACGGTCGGGCAGGTGCTGCTGACGGCCGAGGACGTGGTGCGCCGCACCCACTACGGCAACGCGCAGCGGACGCTGGAGCGGCTGCTGACCCTGGGGGTCGTGCCCGTCGTCAACGAGAACGACACCGTCGCGACCCACGAGATCCGCTTCGGCGACAACGACCGGCTGGCCGCGCTCGTGGCGCACCTCGTGCGCGCCGACGCGCTCGTCCTGCTCTCCGACGTCGACGCCCTCTACGACGCACCGCCCTCGCGACCGGGGGCGCAGCGCATCGCGCACGTGCGGGGACCGGAGGACCTGTCGGGGGTGACGGTCGGTTCCGCGGGCGCGGCGGGGGTCGGCACGGGCGGCATGACGACCAAGGTCGAGGCCGCCGGCATCGCCACCTCCGCGGGCGTGCCGACGCTCGTGACGGCGGCGGCGCTGGCCGCACCGGCCCTGGCGGGCCAGGACGTGGGGACGTGGTTCTCGGTGCCGCCCGCGAAGTCGGCCCGGCGCAGCACCCGGCAGCTCTGGCTCGCGCACGCGGCGGCCCCCACGGGTCGTCTCGTGCTGGACGAGGGGGCCGTGCGCGCGGTGCGGTCCAACCGCTCCTCGTTGCTGCCCGCGGGTGTGGTGGGGCTGTCGGGCCGGTTCCGTGCGGGTGACCCCGTCGACCTGGTCGACGGAAACGGCCACGCCGTGGCCCGCGGGCTGGTGAACTACTCCTCGGAGGAGTTGCCGGACCTGCTCGGGCGCACGACGCGCGAGCTCGCCCGGCAGTGGGGTCCGGCGTACGAGCGCGAGGTCGTGCACCGGGACCACCTGGTCCTCCTGGGTCGCTGAAGCAGCGGGTGGCCGGTACCGGACGAAGGGACCGTGGGTGGGCGAGTCGTTGCCCTTGTGGTCGGTGACGCTGACGGTGGCGGGACACGCCACCGACGTCGCGGAGGTGCGGTCGGCGCTGGACCGGCTGCTGGTCGAGCACCCGTTCCTGTCGAGCGTGCGCTACAGCGGCACCCGCGCCGAGCTGCGCTACTGGGACGAGGCCCGCGACGTCGACGACGCCGCGGCCATGGCGTTGCGGTTGTGGCCCGAGCACCGGGTCAGCGCGGGTCTGCCGGACTGGTCGGTCGTCGGCATCGAGGTGGTCGACCGCGCGACGGTCGAGCACCGCGCCGAGGCGCAGGCCGCGTCCCGGCACCGGCGCGGCGTGCCCGTCCGCCGGGCCCGCACGCTCGACCTCATCGGGGACATCGCGCCCTGGTGAGGCCCACCCGGGGGCGTTCGGGAAAGGATCGTTCAACAATTCCCGTCCGCGGATAGGCTGGCCGGCATGACCGTCGCCGCGACCCCCGACACCTCGCTGCAGGACGCCGTCCTCGACGTCTGCCGCCGCGCCAAGGTCGCCTCCCGACCGTTGCGGGTCGCCACGCGGGCGACCAAGGACGCTGCGCTGCAGGCGATCGCGGACGCCCTCGAGGCGGCGACGGAGCGCATCGTCGCGGCCAACGAGCTCGACCTCGCCCGCGGTCGCGCCAACGGCACGTCCGAGCACCTGCTCGACCGGCTGTCCCTCGACCCCGCCCGGATCGCCGCGATCGCCGGTGCCGTGCGCGAGGTCGCGGCCCTGCCCGACCCCGTGGGCGAGGTCGTGCGCGGGTCGACCCTGCCGAACGGGCTGCGCCTGCGGCAGCTGCGCGTGCCGATGGGCGTGCTCGGCGTGGTCTACGAGGCGCGCCCCAACGTCACGGTCGACGTGGCAGTCCTGGCCCTCAAGAGCGGCAACGCCGTCGTCCTGCGCGGCGGCTCCGCGGCGCTGGAGTCCAACACCGTGCTCGTCGACGTGGTCCGGGGCGCGCTGGAGTCCGCGGGCCTGCCCGCCGACGCGGTCACGAGCATCGACGAGCACGGCCGCGACGGCGTCGGCGTCCTGCTGACCGCGCGCGGGCTGGTCGACCTGCTCGTCCCGCGCGGCGGGGCCGACCTCATCCAGCGCGTCGTGCGCGAGGCGACCGTGCC includes:
- a CDS encoding carbohydrate ABC transporter permease, coding for MSATTVASTRRATSPAATLRRGGIRVVLAVVAFVALLPLLFLVSLSLRSVDDIANGGWLPSVFVWSNFSKAFSTVPLSTMLANSWVVAIGATVLTSLVAVPAAYVTARAGVRGERLQTVLLASYCAPPIVAVLPLYYLLKQADLTNTAVGLILVNGLANVPVAVWLLDGFVRRIPVEIEEAGWVDGLSTTGGLVRLVLPLLAPGLVAALLICLFLSYNEFLFAVSFSQSTDSQTLPVGLSLFQGDRTVQFGQQAAASLVGIVPMYVLAVVAQKWLVGGLSAGAVK
- a CDS encoding carbohydrate ABC transporter permease, with translation MTQLDEQRGERTRAGVPRPRRGSGGTPRAVPGRHRPGHVSTWLAAPSLAGLALMLVYPTLFVVALAVTKSSLARPLQRFTGTDNLVDAWESLAFAGSLVRSVVFAVVAALAATLIGVLLALLLHARGTRFGVVGTILLLPLVTPPVMVGVAWKLMLAPVGGAFGGLFSLLGFPGANPLGDSVGAFSALVVMHVWQWTPLVTLLVFAALLGVPEELREAAALDGAGAFRSFTNVVWPVIAPNVFSVLLLELVIGLKVFDLVTVVTQGGPGVSTIVSSFEIFRTGMRGSYEIGTAAAETLVFGLVVGVLTTVVTLLRARAVKADQ
- a CDS encoding ABC transporter substrate-binding protein, which produces MSAPRRSPLSPSSSRLVASRRRILSGALGVGTLAATGTLAACGDGSAASGLAAEKAVDLKGATLKLMVNQPHVLAFTDLLGKKFADEFGGKLEVTAIPYDQLTSKQILDVQGGDGEFDVFDYFYFGLGELVNADALVDLTEWIGANSEIGTDDFLPSIYDPYTLIDGKRYGLPFDGDTHVLYYNAEVFEQYGVEPPKTWDEYDAAAEKITKDSGGKVYGAIVEGQQVPMILGCSFINRLAGYGGTLVDADGKPAFAGEEGLAALQHLIDVSPSALPTPLQTGFDQANSAFLSGQGAMLDTWTDLGLKAQDPSSSKIVDKWGVVTLPVGGKNTTPRTALDAGFGLGVSSASKQQDKAAAFVEWATNKENNLLLASTAGSGIDPARKSVLDADSYAKAAGKATDVIREGLDGTPLAWPSQQGAPKALQDLVDQLALAIQGQTQPQAALDKAAESWEKELG
- a CDS encoding Rne/Rng family ribonuclease, which gives rise to MTSTPEENAAATAGTTKPRRRRAASRPAGPPAHLEPTDAAGAVAGTEPDATPVAPQEPPVAPAGPPSETVSETATETAVETAADETPAPRRRARRATRKVATPEAPAPEVAAAETPAAETPAVETPAVAPEEPAAEAPAPTRRRRARKAASAPAEVPAEPEVAPAVAAAEDAPVEEAPVQAPADVPAEVTEAPAAEAVEEDQADLMDDPVLLRAAGFARGARRGGTGEPTADRAADAAARATALFFQAPDAETPPRRRRASAPAGPPPGARATDDQDHGQDHDSVDTDDSTDALDGAEGRSRDDEVLDSLRDLRRTRGGRRDERDELEDESDDDENEDGEDSDESEESDEDTRDEDGGAPRRRRRRGGRGRRSRGRDSDDRDDRDDRDDEPGAEAAEDTASEDASEDEDDSADGPDDGEEQSGSSRRRRRRRRRGGSGEGDDVSGDDPPNTVTRVREPRRPRGTGEDEVTALRGSTRLEAKKQRRREGREAGRKRAILTEAEFLARREAVERVMVVRQQDDRTQIGVLEDKVLVEHYGARQAQTSMVGNVYLGRVQNVLPSMEAAFVDVGKGRNAVLYAGEVNWDAAGLEGQPRRIEAALKSGDPVLVQVTKDPVGHKGARLTSQVSLPGRYLVYVPRGSMTGISRKLPDTERARLKKVLKEVVPPGAGVIVRTAAEGVDEDELRADVQRLQATWEAIQAKAQSKNAPLLLHGEPDLTVRVVRDVFNEDFTKVVVSGEQAWEAVHGYVADVAPDLAERLERWEGSQDVFEHFRIDEQLQKALGRKVWLPSGGSLVIDPTEAMHVIDVNTGKFTGAGGTLEETVTRNNLEAAEEIVRQLRLRDIGGIIVIDFIDMVLESNRDLVLRRLVECLGRDRTKHQVAEVTSLGLVQMTRKRTGQGLAAVLEELDAAADANPAPQPAPSSNGGGGGNGNGNGNGSGNGKSRRRRGRDRSADDAPRAESEGPDGGAGKDSGREQAKEPAHEPAKDAAVLAAIAAVAAAGRRERDTSAPGDSASAPEPASPPAGE
- the rplU gene encoding 50S ribosomal protein L21; translated protein: MVYAIVRAGGRQEKVSVGDVLTIDRVPVASGETLQLQPLLLVDGETVTHDASALAGVKVVAEVVEEAKGPKITILKYKNKTGYRKRQGHRAKLTRVKITSIGA
- the rpmA gene encoding 50S ribosomal protein L27, which encodes MAHKKGASSSRNGRDSAAQRLGVKRFGGQVVSAGEILVRQRGTHFHPGAGVGRGGDDTLFALIPGAVEFGTRRGRKVVNIVAGE
- the obgE gene encoding GTPase ObgE, which produces MSTHFVDRVVLHASGGDGGNGCASVHREKFKPLGGPDGGNGGRGGDVVLEVDPQVTTLLDLHRRPHRSAPDGRFGMGSHRNGAEGDDLVIGVPDGTIVRSSSGDLLADMVGPGTRYVVAPGGRGGLGNAALATTKRKAPGFALLGEPGEAADVVLELKTLADVALVGFPSAGKSSLVAALSAARPKIADYPFTTLVPNLGVVEAGSTRFTVADVPGLIPGASEGRGLGLDFLRHVERCVALVHVLDGATLETDRDPVSDLEAIEKELAAYTVDDGTVPLQDRPRIVVINKADVPDAVDMADIVREDLEKRGAPVFVVSAVARTGLRELSFAMAELVAASRAAAPEAVPTRVVLNPPAVDASGFTVTREEYGDAEHAQVRFRVRGEKPRRWVRQTDFTNDEAVGYLADRLARLGVEDELFKKGATPGAEVVIGDDANAVVFDWEPTMVAGAEVLGQRGSDLRFEDQSRPTRAAKREEERERRAAKAAARGELESERLAGHWTADDDQD
- the proB gene encoding glutamate 5-kinase, which translates into the protein MASARRVVVKVGSSSLTTAAGGLDASRLDALVDVLAQRRLAGGDVVLVSSGAIAAGLAPLGLSKRPRDLASQQAAASVGQGLLLAEYARAFGRAGLTVGQVLLTAEDVVRRTHYGNAQRTLERLLTLGVVPVVNENDTVATHEIRFGDNDRLAALVAHLVRADALVLLSDVDALYDAPPSRPGAQRIAHVRGPEDLSGVTVGSAGAAGVGTGGMTTKVEAAGIATSAGVPTLVTAAALAAPALAGQDVGTWFSVPPAKSARRSTRQLWLAHAAAPTGRLVLDEGAVRAVRSNRSSLLPAGVVGLSGRFRAGDPVDLVDGNGHAVARGLVNYSSEELPDLLGRTTRELARQWGPAYEREVVHRDHLVLLGR